A region of the Cupriavidus taiwanensis genome:
TCAGAAGAGAGCAAGAGGAGTTTGGCGCTTCCGGCGTAAATATCGACGATGCGACGCAGCAGAGAGCTGCCATCCAGACGCGCAAGGCATAAAGACCGGCGTTTTCAGTAGCGGGATGGCATAAAGGCGGCTTGCCTTTTCACATTGATATATCACACACCATTTAGCGAAATGGCGTCGTGCAAGCAAACACCGTCGAAAAGCAAAACGGCGGACCGAAGTCCGCCGTCTCTTGCACCGGATTGCCGGCTGCTTCAGTCCAGAAAATCGCAGTGCTTCTCCACGTAGTCCGCGAGGTCCAGCGAATGCTGCCGCACCAGCCGCTCGGCGAGTTCGGTGTCCCGCCTCTCCAGCGCCTCGATGATGCGCAGGTGGTCCACGATCGAGCGTGCCGCGCGGTCGCTCTGCGAGATCGTCATCTTCCGGATCGCGCGCACATGGATAAAGATGTTGCGGATTGTGTCCATGATGATCTGCGATTTGGACAGCTGCACGATCGCCTGGTGGAACGCGATATTGGCGTCGGAATACTCTTCGATATGCTCGGCCGGGGTGGAGTCACGGAAGCTGTCGAACATGCTGCGCAACTGCGCGATCTCGGCGTCGGTGGCGTTCTCGGTGGCCAGCCGGGCCGCCATGCTTTCGAGCGCGGCCCACATCTGGATCATCTCGACGATCTCGCGCTTGGTCTTGCGCATGATGTAGATGCCACGTCGCGGTACCGTGCGCAGGAAGCCCTCCTGCTCCAGCAACGTCATGGCCTCGCGGATCGGCGTGCGGCTCACGCCCATGGCCTCGCTCAGCACGCGCTCGTCCAGCCGGATCTCGTCGCGCGACTGGTAGATGTCGGCGTCGGCAATGGCCTGCCGCAACATGGCGTAGGCCTGGTCGCGCAGGCTGGCGCCGGCGTTGATCGGTTGTACCGACAGGGACAGCCCGTTGGGCTGGACGATGGATTGGCTTTGCGCAGACATGGATGTGCTCGTGTGAGACCGGCGGCCGGGCGGCCGGAATGGCTGCCCGCCGCATTGCTGCACAGCTTAGCAAAAACGCCCGATCCATTATGAAAGCGCATCAAACGATGCGCAGTCCACATGCATCGGCACAGAAGCGGTGCGCGGCCTGTCGTATATGGTATATCACAATCGCCCTGCCTTCGGACTTTGCAAGCCGGGCGTGCGTCACGTTGCGTGCCCGGCTCCCGCTGCGGTGGGACGCCCGACCCCGAGGCGTCCCGTGCTGCTCAGGCGGCCAGCTTCGCCATCGCATCGCGCTGCTTGATCAGGCCCAGTACGGCGTCGCACATCGGAGTCGGCGCACCCACCAGCCGCCCCATTTCCTGCACCACCGTCAGCAGCGGGTCGATTTCCATGGCCCGCCCCGCCTCCAGGTCCTGCAGCATCGAGGTCTTGTGCGCGCCGACGGCGCCGGCGCCGTTGATGCGCCGCTCCACGTCGACGCGGAACTTCACCCCGAAGCGCTCGGCGATGCCCTGCGCCTCCACCATCATCTGGCGCGACAGCGCGCGCGTGGCCGGATCGGCGGTAATGACGTCCAGCGTGGCGTGGGTCAGCGCGCTGATCGGGTTGAAGCACAGGTTGCCCCACAGCTTGAGCCAGATCTCGTCGCGGATATTGTCGCGCACGGGAGCATCCAGGTCGGCGGCCATCATCATTTCGCTGAGCCGGGTCACGCGCGCGGAGCGGCTGCCATCTGGCTCACCGAGCGGAAATTTCTTGCCGTAGACATGCTTGATCACGCCCGGCGCGATGATTTCCGCGGCCGGATAGACCACGCAGCCGATGGCCCGCTCCGGGCCCAGGCGTTGCCACTGGCGCCCGCCCGGATCGACGCTTTCCAGCGTGCGCCCGGCCAGATCGCCGCCGTGCTTGTAGAAGTACCAGTAAGGAATGCCGTTGACGCCGGTCACGATCGCCGTTTCGGGACCCAGCAGCGGCTGCATCTGGTCTACTACCCCGGGCACCGAATGCGCCTTGAGGGTGATGAACACATAATCCTGGTGCCCGAGCTCATGCGGATCGCTGGTGCAGCGCACCCGGGCGACGCGCTCCTCGCCGTCGATCAGCAGCTTGACGCCGTGCTCCTGCATCGCCGCGAGGTGGGGTCCGCGCGCGACGAAGCTGACCTCCGCCCCGGCGCGCGCCATTTGCGCGCCGACATAGCCGCCGATCGCTCCGGCGCCGTAGATACAGACTTTCATGCTGCCTCCTTGATGGCTCGATTGGATCTTTTGATATATCACATACTATATTCCATAGCAGCACATGGCAACCTGAGCCGGCACCCTTTATCTTTATGTGACAGGCTGCGCGGCCAAGCGACGCTGCGCTAACATGAAGCCTGCATGCGCCCTCCCATCACTCCGGAGCCTTCATGGAAGCGACGTTGGCATTGCTGCAGGATCCCGCCGCCTGGGCGGCACTGGCCACGCTGGTGGCCATGGAAATCGTGCTCGGGATCGATAACCTGATCTTTATCTCGATCCTGACCAACAAGCTGCCGCTGGAGATGCGGGAGAAGGCCCGCAAGATCGGCATCAGCCTGGCGCTGCTGATGCGCCTGGGCCTCCTGGCTACCATCGCCTTCATCGTCACGCTGACCCAACCGGTCTTCAGCGTGCTGGGCCATGGCCTGTCGTGGCGCGACCTGATCCTGATCGGGGGCGGCGGCTTCCTGGTATGGAAGGCCACGCGCGAAATCCACCAGCACGTCAACGCCGCCGAAGAAGCCGCGGAAGGCGGCACGGCCACGGCAGTGCACAGCTTTGCCTCGGCCATCGGCCAGATTCTGGTGCTGGACCTGGTGTTTTCGATTGACAGCATCATCACCGCGGTGGGCATGACCGAGCACGTGCAGATCATGTTCGTGGCCGTCATCGCGGCGGTGATGGCGATGCTGTTCGCGGCGACGCCGCTGGCCAACTTCATCAACCGCAATCCCACCATCGTGATGCTGGCGCTGGCGTTTCTGATGATGATCGGCATGACGCTGATCGCCGAAGGCCTCGGCACGCACGTGCCGAAGGGCTATATCTATACGGCGATGGCATTCTCGGCGGCGGTCGAGGGGCTGAACATGCTGGCGCGGCAGCGGCGGCGCCAGCGCCGCGCGGCGAGCGAGGTGCGCGAGATGCCGTGAGGCACCGGCGCCACCCGCTGTAACAGAGGGTGTCCGAACTTTTCCGCGGCGGCGGCGTCTTTTACAGTTCTGCACAAACCCGGACAATAAAAGGACGCTTTCGCCACATGATGAATCGCCGAACCCTGCTGGTCTCTGCCACCGCCTCAGCCGCGCTTGCCGCCCTCGGCATTACCCCATCGGTACTGGCAGCCAGCCGGATCAAGCTAGGCGAGGCCCAGCCGTTCGGCTTCGACGCCCTGATCGACCGCGCCCGCGCGCTGGCCGGCAAGCCTTACGCGCCGCCGCCCGCGCCACCGGCAGACGTGCTGTCCCGCATCGACTACGACGCCCACGGCAAGATCCGCTTCCGGACCGAGGACGCGCTCTTTGCCAGCGGCCCGGGCCAGTTCCCGGTCACGTTCTTCCACCTCGGCACCTACTTCCGCAGCCCGGTGCGCATGCATGTGATCGAGCGCGCCAAGGGCGGCACCGGCAAGGCGCGCGAGATCGTCTATGACGATGCCTACTTCGACATGCCGGCGGACAGCCCCGCGCACAAGCTGCCGCCGGGCAGCGGCTTTGCCGGCTTCCGCTTCCAGGAAAGCCGCCTGGGCGACCAGAAAACGCGCGACTGGCGCAAGAACGACTGGGTGGCCTTCCTCGGCGCCTCGTATTTCCGCGCCATCGGCGAGCTGTACCAGTACGGCCTGTCCGCGCGCGGCATCGCCATCGACGTCGCCGAAGCGGGCAAGCAGGAAGAATTCCCGGCCTTCACCCACTTCTGGTTCGAGACCCCCGAGGGCAACAGCGACACCGTCATGGTCTACGCGCTGCTGGACGGGCCCAGCATTTCCGGCGCCTACCGCTTCGTCATGCAGCGCGCCAAGGCCGTGATCATGGATGTCGAATGCGTGCTGTTCCTGCGCAAGGACGTGGCGCGGCTTGGGCTGGCGCCGCTGACCTCGATGTACTGGTTCTCGGAAAGCATCAAGGGCACCGCCGTCGACTGGCGCCCCGAAGTGCACGACTCCGACGGCCTGGCGCTGTGGAACGGCGCCGGCGAGCATATCTGGCGCCCGCTCAACAACCCGCCGCAGACCACCGCCTCGGCCTTCTCCGACGACAACCCGAAGGGCTTCGGGCTGCTGCAGCGCGACCGCCTGTTCGACCACTACCAGGACGGCGTCAACTACGACCGCCGCCCCAGCCTGTGGGTGGAGCCGCGCGACGGCTGGGGCGCCGGCTCGGTGCAGCTGGTGGAGCTGCGCACCGACGATGAGATCCACGACAATATCGTCGCCATGTGGGTGCCGAAGGCGCCGGCCAAGGCCGGCAACACCTACCGCCTGCGCTACCGGCTGCACTGGGCGGCCGACGAGCCCTACCCGTCGCCGCTGGCGCGCTGCGTCGCCACGCGCCTGGGCAACGGCGGCCAGCCAGGCCAGCCGCGGCCCAAGGGCGTGCGCAAGTTCATGGTCGAGTTCAAGGGTGCGCCGCTGGAGAAACTGCCCTTCGGCGTCAAGCCCGAAGCCGTGCTGACCGCCTCGCGCGGCAGTTTTTCCTATGTCTTCACCGAAGCCGTGCCCAATGGCGTGGCCGGGCACTGGCGGGCCCAGTTCGACCTGACCACCGAGGGCGCCCAGCCGGTCGACCTGCGGCTGTTCCTGCGCCTGAACGGCAAGCCGCTGTCGGAAACCTGGCTGTACCAGTACCACCCATTCCAGTCGCCGGCGGGCTGACGCCCCCGGCGGCGCGGGGCTGGCGCCGGGCCAGCCCCTTTACCCCGTATTGCGACACCGTGATGTCAGGCGGGCGCGAGCGGGTATGATGGCTGGCTACGACAGTTACACCGCATCCGCCAGCCTCACATGATTGCTCAAGAGTTCAACGGCGCCGCCGACAGCGGCCAGGCTGCATCGCTCCCGCGCTCGGAGCGCGCCTACCAGCAGCTGCGCGCCGCCATCCAGGCCGGCCAGCTTTCCCCCGGCACGCGGCTGCGCGAGGTGGAACTGGCCGAATCGCTGGGGTTGTCGCGCACGCCGGTGCGTGAAGCGCTGTCCAGGCTGGAATCCGAGGGCCTGGTCGTCAACGAGCCCAATCGGGGGATGATGGTGACGCAGCTCGATGCCAGCATGGTCAGCGAGCTGTACGTGATGCGCGAAGTGCTGGAGGGCACCGCCGCCGCGCTGGCCGCGCGCCACGCCACCGACGTAGAGATCTCGCTGCTGCGCGATATCGTCGAGCGCGACCTCGCCATCGCCGACGATCCCGACCGGCTCGCACTGAACAACCGGCTGTTCCATGAGACCCTGCACCGCTGCGCCCACAACCGCTACCTGCTGAAGACGCTGCGCTCGCTGCACGAGTCCATGGCGCTGCTCGGGCGCACCACGCTGGCGGTGCCGGGGCGTGCGCGCAGCTCGTACGAAGAACACATCTCGCTGGTGGAAGCGCTGGAACAGCGTGATCCGACGCTGGCCGAGCAGATCGCGCGCCGGCATATCCAGCAGGCCTACAAGGTCCGGCTGTCGCTGTGGATCCAGGAGCAGTCGGGCCGCTGAGCGGGATTGCGCAAGCGCCCGCGGCGGCGTGGCGCGCTCAGGCTGCCTGGGTCCGCGCCGCGCGCAGCGTGCCCAGGCTCAGCACCGTCAGCGCCACCAGGATCAGCACCACCGCGCCCAGCGTCTGCGGCGCGATCTGCTCGCCGCCCAGCCATGCGCCCATGGCCAGCGCCACCGGCGGGTTCACGTAGACATAGCTTGCCGCCAGCGTCTGGCTGACCGTCGAGACCAGGTACATGTAAGCGGAGAAGGCTACCAGGGACCCCGCCACCACCAGGTAGACCCAGGCCCAGCCGGCCTGCGCGCTGACGGAAGACGGCCACGGCTCCTG
Encoded here:
- a CDS encoding GntR family transcriptional regulator — its product is MIAQEFNGAADSGQAASLPRSERAYQQLRAAIQAGQLSPGTRLREVELAESLGLSRTPVREALSRLESEGLVVNEPNRGMMVTQLDASMVSELYVMREVLEGTAAALAARHATDVEISLLRDIVERDLAIADDPDRLALNNRLFHETLHRCAHNRYLLKTLRSLHESMALLGRTTLAVPGRARSSYEEHISLVEALEQRDPTLAEQIARRHIQQAYKVRLSLWIQEQSGR
- a CDS encoding GntR family transcriptional regulator codes for the protein MSAQSQSIVQPNGLSLSVQPINAGASLRDQAYAMLRQAIADADIYQSRDEIRLDERVLSEAMGVSRTPIREAMTLLEQEGFLRTVPRRGIYIMRKTKREIVEMIQMWAALESMAARLATENATDAEIAQLRSMFDSFRDSTPAEHIEEYSDANIAFHQAIVQLSKSQIIMDTIRNIFIHVRAIRKMTISQSDRAARSIVDHLRIIEALERRDTELAERLVRQHSLDLADYVEKHCDFLD
- a CDS encoding TerC family protein encodes the protein MEATLALLQDPAAWAALATLVAMEIVLGIDNLIFISILTNKLPLEMREKARKIGISLALLMRLGLLATIAFIVTLTQPVFSVLGHGLSWRDLILIGGGGFLVWKATREIHQHVNAAEEAAEGGTATAVHSFASAIGQILVLDLVFSIDSIITAVGMTEHVQIMFVAVIAAVMAMLFAATPLANFINRNPTIVMLALAFLMMIGMTLIAEGLGTHVPKGYIYTAMAFSAAVEGLNMLARQRRRQRRAASEVREMP
- a CDS encoding glucan biosynthesis protein codes for the protein MMNRRTLLVSATASAALAALGITPSVLAASRIKLGEAQPFGFDALIDRARALAGKPYAPPPAPPADVLSRIDYDAHGKIRFRTEDALFASGPGQFPVTFFHLGTYFRSPVRMHVIERAKGGTGKAREIVYDDAYFDMPADSPAHKLPPGSGFAGFRFQESRLGDQKTRDWRKNDWVAFLGASYFRAIGELYQYGLSARGIAIDVAEAGKQEEFPAFTHFWFETPEGNSDTVMVYALLDGPSISGAYRFVMQRAKAVIMDVECVLFLRKDVARLGLAPLTSMYWFSESIKGTAVDWRPEVHDSDGLALWNGAGEHIWRPLNNPPQTTASAFSDDNPKGFGLLQRDRLFDHYQDGVNYDRRPSLWVEPRDGWGAGSVQLVELRTDDEIHDNIVAMWVPKAPAKAGNTYRLRYRLHWAADEPYPSPLARCVATRLGNGGQPGQPRPKGVRKFMVEFKGAPLEKLPFGVKPEAVLTASRGSFSYVFTEAVPNGVAGHWRAQFDLTTEGAQPVDLRLFLRLNGKPLSETWLYQYHPFQSPAG
- a CDS encoding 2-dehydropantoate 2-reductase, translated to MKVCIYGAGAIGGYVGAQMARAGAEVSFVARGPHLAAMQEHGVKLLIDGEERVARVRCTSDPHELGHQDYVFITLKAHSVPGVVDQMQPLLGPETAIVTGVNGIPYWYFYKHGGDLAGRTLESVDPGGRQWQRLGPERAIGCVVYPAAEIIAPGVIKHVYGKKFPLGEPDGSRSARVTRLSEMMMAADLDAPVRDNIRDEIWLKLWGNLCFNPISALTHATLDVITADPATRALSRQMMVEAQGIAERFGVKFRVDVERRINGAGAVGAHKTSMLQDLEAGRAMEIDPLLTVVQEMGRLVGAPTPMCDAVLGLIKQRDAMAKLAA